The Rhipicephalus sanguineus isolate Rsan-2018 chromosome 7, BIME_Rsan_1.4, whole genome shotgun sequence genome includes a window with the following:
- the LOC119400446 gene encoding uncharacterized protein LOC119400446, producing the protein MWALTPSVFADIHWDDTQIRYLGVPLDNYRNSGPHWTSALTTIRRKVSTWQGRDLSVFAKAKACNIFLASKLIYILQVLHCSRVHIQAFHRIFACFIWSSSWEAMRRDNLFLPLEKGGLSLVHLFVRQLVLRFFYLKDVCHPFLLAVIRNRLSHHLPFLFVTTRMAEESQLWGFLKEIVDTVQFLKARFTLEYLYNVDRKTLTAALVNTLFPEPVYRQQYLSHSGHDVFCRVRKMCISPAVKTFFFKLHTSTLPVKTWLHEKGIYVPWSVNCRLCNKPETIEHCFIHCRDAFHFWDILKRTLRKEFPITSHGVRFLPFKKSINNNAPYDLIMLLGLYSLWRSRMIDRHAEPPRSTRSVFREEAANVRSVAETFDPVPAWLSLLDVCVCLPDF; encoded by the coding sequence ATGTGGGCTCTAACACCCTCGGTATTTGCAGATATTCATTGGGATGACACTCAGATCCGTTATCTAggtgtgcctcttgataactaCCGTAATAGTGGTCCTCATTGGACGTCCGCGTTAACCACTATCCGTCGCAAGGTGTCCACTTGGCAAGGACGCGACCTTTCCGTTTTCGCAAAAGCTAAAGCATGCAACATATTTCTTGCTTCAAAGCTTATCTACATTTTacaggtattgcactgctctcgAGTACATATTCAGGCatttcacagaatatttgccTGCTTTATCTGGAGTTCATCATGGGAAGCCATGAGAAGGGACAACCTTTTTCTTCCGCTTGAGAAGGGTGGGCTTAGtcttgtgcatttgtttgtgcgacaactggtgctgcgatttttttacctTAAGGATGTCTGTCACCCGTTTCTTCTGGCTGTTATACGGAACCGTCTTTCTCACCATCTCCCTTTTCTCTTTGTCACAACAAGAATGGCGGAAGAATCGCAATTATGGGGTTTCTTGAAAGAGATTGTCGACACTGTCCAGTTTTTGAAAGCCAGATTCACGTTAGAGTACTTGTACAACGTGGACAGAAAGACGCTAACCGCCGCACTTGTAAACACCCTTTTCCCTGAACCTGTTTACCGACAGCAATATTTATCTCATTCTGGTCATGACGTATTCTGTCGTGTACGTAAAATGTGTATATCGCCAGctgtgaaaacgtttttctttaagctgCACACATCTACTTTACCTGTAAAGACATGGCTTCATGAAAAAGGGATATACGTGCCCTGGTCTGTAAATTGCAGGCTATGCAACAAGCCTGAAACAATCGAGCATTGTTTTATTCATTGCCGTGATGCAtttcatttctgggacattcttaagAGAACCCTCAGAAAAGAATTTCCAATTACATCGCATGGTGTGAGGTTCCTGCCGTTCAAAAAGAGCATCAACAATAATGCACCATATGATTTAATCATGCTGCTAGGTCTATATTCGCTAtggagaagccgcatgattgacagacatgctgagccacctcgctcgacaCGGTCTGTCTTTCGGGAAGAAGCAGCTAACGTGcgtagtgttgctgagacttttgaCCCGGTTCCGGCGTGGCTTAGCCTTCTGGACGTTTGTgtctgtttaccggacttttga